A genomic stretch from Azospirillum lipoferum 4B includes:
- the pqqE gene encoding pyrroloquinoline quinone biosynthesis protein PqqE translates to MSCALPAFAAATAAEPAPPFAVLMELTHRCPLRCPYCSNPVALDSASAELDTATWKRVLDEAADVGALQVHFSGGEPCVRKDLEELVAHATEIGLYSNLITSAVLLDRPRLERLQRAGLQHVQISLQDSEATGADRVGGYKGGHVKKLEVARAVVAQGLALTINAVLHRHNIDRVNDVIDLAMELGAGRIEIANVQYYGWALANRAALMPSRDQLLAMDAAVRARLPELAGRIVVDYVVPDYYARRPKSCMGGWARRFMNVTPRGRVLPCHAAETIPGLEFETVHDRSLSDIWRDGPAFARYRGTAWMPEPCQSCDHKEEDWGGCRCQALALAGSADATDPVCELSPAHAEVAVLRDRDAAALESVWTYRGA, encoded by the coding sequence ATGAGCTGCGCCCTGCCCGCCTTCGCCGCCGCGACGGCCGCCGAACCGGCACCGCCCTTCGCCGTGCTGATGGAGCTGACGCACCGCTGCCCGCTGCGCTGCCCCTACTGCTCCAACCCGGTGGCGCTCGATTCCGCCAGCGCCGAACTGGACACCGCCACCTGGAAACGGGTGCTGGACGAGGCGGCCGACGTCGGCGCCCTCCAGGTCCATTTCTCCGGCGGCGAGCCCTGCGTCCGCAAAGATCTGGAGGAGCTGGTCGCTCATGCGACGGAGATCGGGCTCTACAGCAACCTGATCACCTCCGCCGTCCTGCTCGACCGGCCGCGGCTGGAACGGCTGCAGCGCGCCGGGCTCCAGCATGTCCAGATCAGCCTGCAGGACTCGGAGGCCACCGGTGCCGACCGCGTCGGCGGCTACAAGGGCGGTCATGTCAAGAAGCTGGAGGTCGCGCGCGCGGTGGTGGCGCAAGGACTGGCGCTGACCATCAATGCCGTGCTGCATCGCCACAACATCGACCGGGTCAACGACGTCATCGATCTGGCGATGGAGCTTGGCGCCGGGCGGATCGAGATCGCCAACGTCCAATATTACGGCTGGGCGCTCGCCAACCGCGCCGCGCTGATGCCGTCGCGCGACCAGCTGCTGGCGATGGACGCCGCGGTTCGGGCGCGACTGCCGGAACTGGCCGGACGGATCGTCGTCGATTACGTGGTGCCCGATTACTACGCCCGCCGGCCGAAGAGCTGCATGGGCGGCTGGGCCCGGCGCTTCATGAACGTCACCCCGCGCGGCCGCGTCCTGCCCTGCCACGCCGCCGAGACCATTCCGGGGCTGGAGTTCGAGACGGTCCACGACCGCAGCCTGTCCGACATCTGGCGCGATGGCCCGGCCTTCGCCCGCTACCGCGGCACCGCCTGGATGCCGGAGCCCTGCCAATCCTGCGACCACAAGGAAGAGGATTGGGGCGGCTGCCGCTGCCAGGCGCTGGCGCTGGCCGGCAGTGCGGACGCGACCGACCCGGTGTGTGAACTGTCGCCGGCCCATGCGGAGGTCGCCGTCCTGCGCGACCGCGATGCCGCGGCGCTGGAAAGCGTCTGGACCTATCGCGGCGCCTGA
- a CDS encoding Lrp/AsnC family transcriptional regulator produces MDDKDRLLLAALRKDARRTLVALARDIGLSRSATQERLDRLLRSGVIRGFTTVEDGPVADGVAAYFLLRHEPGHSCAQLVPKLKRMPGIVAMDAVAGATDMVIRAEAPDIRGIEAVRAAIAGMPGVAEVTTQMVLERFA; encoded by the coding sequence ATGGACGATAAGGACCGGCTGCTGCTGGCGGCCTTGCGCAAGGATGCCCGCCGGACATTGGTGGCGTTGGCACGGGATATCGGGCTGTCGCGCAGCGCCACCCAGGAACGGTTGGACCGGTTGCTGAGATCGGGCGTGATCCGCGGTTTCACGACCGTCGAGGACGGGCCGGTGGCGGATGGCGTCGCCGCCTATTTCCTGCTGCGCCACGAGCCGGGACACAGCTGCGCCCAGCTGGTTCCCAAGCTCAAGCGGATGCCCGGGATCGTCGCCATGGATGCCGTGGCCGGGGCCACCGATATGGTCATCCGGGCGGAAGCGCCCGACATCCGCGGCATCGAAGCGGTCCGCGCCGCCATTGCCGGAATGCCCGGCGTTGCCGAGGTGACGACGCAGATGGTGCTGGAACGGTTCGCGTAG
- the pqqC gene encoding pyrroloquinoline-quinone synthase PqqC yields the protein MTDPTAAPMTREEFRAALYAIGERQYHDLHPFHQLLHGGGLKKGQIQAWALNRFYYQVSIPRKDLTIMSRMDDPALRRAWLQRVLDHDGLTQAGELDETKVGGIERWLRLTDGLGLDRDYVKSLEGILPATRFAVDAYVNFVRDHSLLEAVASSLTELFAPSIHRERIAGFERNYAFANDSTLSYFRKRLDEAPRDVEFGLDYVLTNAHTAEHQRQCLRALRFKTELLWAQLDALHHAYVTPNLIPPGAFVPEDMEPTRYSR from the coding sequence ATGACTGACCCCACCGCTGCACCGATGACCCGTGAGGAGTTCCGCGCCGCCCTCTATGCCATCGGCGAGCGGCAGTATCACGACCTCCACCCGTTCCATCAGCTGCTGCACGGCGGCGGGCTGAAAAAGGGGCAGATCCAGGCCTGGGCGCTGAACCGCTTCTATTATCAGGTGTCGATCCCCCGCAAGGATCTGACCATCATGTCCCGCATGGACGATCCGGCGTTGCGCCGCGCCTGGCTTCAGCGCGTGCTCGACCATGACGGGCTGACCCAGGCCGGCGAGTTGGACGAGACCAAGGTCGGCGGCATCGAACGCTGGCTGCGGCTGACCGACGGGCTGGGGCTGGACCGCGACTATGTGAAGTCGCTGGAGGGCATCCTGCCCGCCACCCGCTTCGCGGTGGATGCCTATGTCAACTTCGTCCGCGACCATTCGCTGCTGGAGGCGGTGGCGTCCTCGCTGACCGAGCTGTTCGCGCCGTCGATCCACCGCGAACGCATCGCCGGCTTCGAGCGCAACTACGCCTTCGCCAACGACAGCACCCTGTCCTATTTCCGCAAGCGGCTGGACGAGGCGCCGCGCGATGTGGAGTTCGGGCTGGATTATGTGCTGACCAATGCCCATACAGCGGAACACCAGCGGCAATGCCTGCGCGCGCTCCGTTTCAAGACGGAACTGCTGTGGGCCCAGCTGGACGCCCTGCACCATGCCTATGTCACCCCCAACCTGATCCCGCCCGGCGCCTTCGTGCCGGAGGACATGGAACCGACACGGTACAGCCGGTGA
- a CDS encoding cysteine hydrolase family protein: MTLLPAASALLPVDMQCAFDGPSWPRRWNRALDHNGLRLLDAWRRSGRPVIHVRHDSTGPASTLRPGQPGNRFREGFEPLDGEALVSKSVNSAFIGTDLDLRLRRLKIERVVVFGISTDMCVSTTVRTGANLGWPITLVTDACDCFELPDGRGGTIPAEQVHAVHVATLGYEFCEVTTTDGLIESL, encoded by the coding sequence ATGACCTTGCTTCCCGCCGCCTCCGCCCTTCTGCCGGTGGACATGCAATGCGCCTTCGACGGTCCGTCATGGCCGCGGCGCTGGAACCGCGCGCTGGACCACAATGGGCTGCGCCTGCTCGACGCCTGGCGGCGCAGCGGCCGGCCGGTCATCCATGTGCGTCACGATTCGACCGGGCCGGCCTCCACTCTCCGCCCCGGACAGCCGGGCAACCGCTTCCGCGAGGGGTTCGAGCCGCTCGACGGTGAAGCGCTGGTGAGCAAGAGCGTCAACTCGGCCTTCATCGGCACCGACCTGGATCTGCGGCTGCGCCGGCTGAAGATCGAGCGGGTGGTGGTGTTCGGCATCTCGACCGACATGTGCGTGTCGACCACCGTCCGCACCGGTGCGAATCTGGGGTGGCCGATCACGCTGGTCACCGATGCCTGCGATTGCTTCGAGCTGCCGGACGGCCGGGGCGGAACCATCCCGGCCGAGCAGGTCCATGCCGTCCATGTCGCCACGCTCGGCTACGAGTTCTGCGAGGTGACCACCACCGACGGACTCATCGAAAGCCTGTGA
- the pqqD gene encoding pyrroloquinoline quinone biosynthesis peptide chaperone PqqD produces the protein MNAVSPQIGEADRLRLAPGVMLRNDRRRGEWMLMAPERLLVLDEMALAVVRACVGAEVADVAAGIDRLTAEYDAPRAEVAADVLEMLTDLRNKGYVVT, from the coding sequence GTGAACGCAGTTTCTCCCCAAATCGGCGAAGCCGACCGGCTGCGGCTGGCCCCCGGCGTCATGCTGCGCAACGACCGCCGCCGCGGCGAATGGATGCTGATGGCGCCCGAACGCCTGCTGGTGCTGGACGAGATGGCGCTGGCGGTGGTGCGCGCCTGTGTCGGGGCGGAGGTCGCCGACGTGGCCGCCGGCATCGACCGGCTGACGGCGGAATACGACGCCCCCCGCGCGGAGGTCGCCGCCGACGTGCTGGAGATGCTGACCGACCTGCGCAACAAGGGCTATGTCGTCACATGA